In one Leptospira yasudae genomic region, the following are encoded:
- a CDS encoding PP2C family protein-serine/threonine phosphatase yields the protein MNFSNLKRTLRLPVTLNWIFGGLFVSVLFSILKFFDTEGLEKVSYFELTLLVVLNITAALPLNYQLARGKWNLQRWMKFSFYCWYVPMLLCNAWLTVQVPDFLVVMITTLYAGYLASFGVMERRYFIFGALIYAFALFVFYFTGIAGTSPVRLSDRTLVIFFIVFLVTVLLYFYWMSEASGFLKTQTSTVQKLLRESRKDKRKLSEERRTIEELMAQLNKSFHIIKKDLSTAKRIQKSMLPSGYEEFSELKIRAEYIPKDEVGGDFYDVTRTGPGTYRLFLADATGHGVQGALITMAIKVAYEFVKQSGKRPGEILEILNDDFISKFRSLNLYYTCILADLDLNKGVLRYSSAGHPEQILLHDSEFMLLHKTGRMIGLSPASIYKDRIQKLVPGDRLFLFSDGLFEELNSRKEFYGEERLQALIRENLGRSAKEIVDLVLEDLRDFTKENNFQDDLTVLSIQIPDTIR from the coding sequence ATGAATTTCTCAAATTTAAAAAGAACGCTCCGGCTTCCGGTCACGTTGAACTGGATTTTCGGAGGATTGTTCGTATCCGTATTATTTTCCATTCTTAAGTTTTTCGATACGGAAGGATTGGAAAAGGTTTCTTATTTCGAACTCACGCTTCTTGTCGTATTAAATATCACGGCCGCGCTTCCTTTGAATTATCAGCTCGCGCGAGGAAAATGGAATCTTCAGAGATGGATGAAGTTTTCTTTCTACTGCTGGTATGTTCCGATGTTGCTTTGCAACGCATGGCTTACAGTTCAAGTTCCCGATTTTTTAGTCGTAATGATTACGACGCTTTACGCGGGCTATCTCGCTTCCTTCGGAGTAATGGAGCGAAGATATTTTATCTTCGGGGCCTTGATCTACGCATTCGCTCTGTTCGTTTTTTATTTTACCGGAATCGCGGGAACTTCCCCCGTACGTCTGAGCGATCGGACCTTGGTGATCTTTTTTATCGTCTTCCTAGTAACGGTATTGTTATACTTTTATTGGATGAGCGAAGCCTCCGGATTTTTAAAGACACAAACGTCGACCGTTCAAAAACTTTTGCGCGAATCTAGGAAGGATAAACGAAAACTTTCGGAAGAAAGGAGAACGATCGAAGAACTGATGGCTCAGTTGAATAAATCGTTTCACATCATCAAAAAGGATCTTTCGACCGCAAAAAGAATCCAGAAGAGTATGCTTCCTTCCGGGTATGAAGAATTCTCCGAGTTGAAAATTCGCGCCGAATACATTCCCAAGGACGAAGTCGGCGGTGATTTTTACGACGTAACCCGAACCGGTCCCGGGACATATCGTTTGTTTCTCGCGGACGCAACGGGTCACGGGGTTCAAGGCGCTTTGATCACGATGGCGATCAAGGTCGCGTACGAGTTCGTAAAACAATCCGGAAAACGTCCCGGAGAAATATTAGAAATCTTGAATGACGATTTCATTTCCAAGTTCCGATCTTTGAATCTATATTACACATGTATTCTCGCGGATTTGGATTTAAACAAGGGAGTGTTGCGGTATTCGTCCGCTGGTCATCCCGAGCAAATTTTACTGCACGATTCCGAGTTTATGCTTTTGCATAAAACGGGGAGAATGATCGGGCTTTCTCCGGCTTCGATCTATAAGGATCGGATTCAAAAACTTGTACCGGGCGATCGGCTTTTCTTATTTTCAGACGGTTTGTTCGAGGAGCTGAACTCTCGGAAGGAATTTTACGGGGAAGAACGACTTCAAGCTTTGATTCGGGAGAATCTGGGTCGATCCGCAAAGGAGATCGTCGATCTGGTTTTGGAAGACCTCCGCGATTTCACGAAGGAGAACAATTTTCAGGACGATTTAACCGTGCTCTCGATTCAAATCCCCGATACGATTCGATAA
- the thiD gene encoding bifunctional hydroxymethylpyrimidine kinase/phosphomethylpyrimidine kinase, translating to MTHTNKPVTLTIAGSDSGGGAGIQADLKTFTALDTFGTSAITCLTAQNPSGVTGILEVDADFLEKQITAVLDYFPVQAIKTGMLFSTAIIERTSSLLTLRKKEGRIFSLVIDPVMVATSGAKLLQDSAIEALLTKLIPISDLITPNLDESEILSGKKISKSDEMPGLAEEIFKKFKVPVLLKGGHLQNEKIALDILYDGKTLSKFEKPFISGFYPHGTGCTYSSAITSYLAHGRTLFEAVRSAKEYLHAAIEQAYTAGKDKTLNHTPKF from the coding sequence ATGACTCATACCAACAAACCAGTAACTCTTACGATCGCCGGCTCGGATTCGGGAGGCGGCGCTGGAATTCAAGCGGATCTCAAAACATTCACCGCATTGGATACTTTCGGAACATCCGCGATCACTTGTTTAACCGCGCAGAATCCCTCCGGCGTAACCGGCATCTTAGAAGTGGATGCGGACTTTTTGGAAAAACAAATTACGGCTGTTCTCGATTACTTTCCCGTCCAAGCGATCAAAACGGGAATGTTGTTTTCAACTGCGATCATCGAAAGAACGAGTTCGCTTTTGACTTTGCGAAAGAAAGAAGGAAGGATATTTTCCTTAGTGATCGATCCAGTGATGGTTGCGACCAGCGGCGCCAAACTTTTACAGGATTCAGCGATCGAAGCCCTGTTGACGAAGTTGATTCCGATCTCCGATCTCATCACTCCGAATCTGGACGAATCGGAAATTCTTTCCGGAAAAAAAATCTCAAAGAGCGACGAAATGCCGGGCCTTGCGGAAGAAATATTCAAAAAATTCAAAGTTCCAGTGCTGCTCAAAGGCGGTCACTTGCAAAACGAGAAAATCGCCCTCGATATTTTATACGATGGGAAAACTCTCTCCAAATTCGAAAAACCGTTTATCAGCGGGTTTTATCCGCACGGAACGGGTTGCACGTATTCTTCCGCGATCACATCCTATCTCGCACACGGTAGAACGTTATTCGAAGCGGTGCGTTCCGCGAAAGAATATCTTCATGCGGCCATCGAACAAGCCTATACCGCCGGAAAAGATAAAACCTTGAATCATACTCCTAAATTTTAA
- the rsgA gene encoding ribosome small subunit-dependent GTPase A: MLESDKSVKEFFTISRVYGAYYEIYSPERGTVRAFLRGKLRTISAEERHPFVVGDKILAEHSAGQDWVISERLERNSFLTRKSREGDTQVLCANADQTAVLVSLKSPETKDGFIDRCLAAVFTSKTLPLIVFTKLDLASKEEAETRSKMYRDLGYQTLGISCSTGEGIPELREYLRGKTTFLVGNSGVGKSTLINVLTEKQVQKTSGISVSKDKGKHTTTNSLLLVMEDGTTLIDSPGIKEWGILHLKKEEILESFPELASQKKHCEESNCCKLSSHCAMLSALDTEIITSERKKSLESMIASLDNPHRVTRRDRISK, translated from the coding sequence ATGTTAGAGTCGGATAAATCAGTCAAAGAATTTTTTACCATTTCCCGCGTTTACGGAGCCTACTACGAAATTTATTCTCCGGAGCGCGGAACGGTACGAGCGTTTTTGCGCGGTAAGCTCCGGACCATCTCAGCGGAGGAAAGACATCCGTTCGTTGTCGGAGATAAAATTCTCGCGGAACATTCCGCGGGCCAAGACTGGGTGATCTCCGAACGATTGGAAAGAAATTCTTTCCTGACGCGGAAGAGCCGCGAAGGCGACACGCAGGTGTTATGCGCGAATGCGGATCAGACCGCGGTTTTGGTTTCTCTTAAATCTCCCGAAACCAAGGACGGTTTTATCGATCGTTGTTTGGCGGCGGTATTTACTTCTAAAACTCTTCCGTTGATCGTTTTTACGAAACTGGATTTGGCCTCGAAAGAAGAAGCGGAAACGCGTTCGAAAATGTATCGAGATCTCGGTTATCAAACCCTAGGAATTTCCTGTTCAACGGGCGAAGGAATCCCCGAATTGCGGGAATATCTTCGAGGAAAAACGACGTTTCTCGTCGGAAATTCGGGAGTTGGGAAGTCTACTTTAATCAATGTGCTGACCGAAAAGCAGGTTCAAAAGACTTCGGGGATCAGCGTTTCCAAGGATAAAGGAAAGCATACGACTACGAATTCCCTTTTGCTCGTTATGGAGGACGGAACGACTTTGATCGATTCTCCCGGAATCAAGGAGTGGGGGATTCTCCATCTAAAAAAAGAGGAAATCTTGGAGAGTTTTCCCGAGCTCGCGAGTCAAAAAAAGCATTGTGAAGAATCAAATTGTTGTAAATTATCTTCTCATTGTGCGATGTTATCCGCTCTCGACACTGAAATTATAACTTCGGAAAGAAAGAAAAGTCTGGAATCGATGATCGCAAGCCTTGATAATCCACATAGAGTCACACGGAGAGATAGAATTTCAAAATGA
- a CDS encoding ATP-binding protein: MSTQRLNALGPIVYLILLIAGFQLISVLTLQSFHFFSFESYRILITLLPGVILGFIVYILSIRILRRISGKFLGRIFPFLQSSNTEIVRYLSVLDQFKNDLIATNLTALVCEKILKFIQTIIPAKKVTIFLWKEEMGKFAPFPDEGEIQFFIFDPFLLWVTENDKIYDLKEFETNPGLSKIAKSAESFFTKTEAELVVPLILNRSLLGMIVLGEKKNRKKYSSSEIEKLNEIRSVSVMSLSNAIFYERLIELTETLEEKVKSRTHELENAQSQLIMSEKMASLGIMVAGIAHEINTPAGVINGAADNLDQNMNYLVRNIFDIVLLARNRKLRKNFELALLHLLRDKKNSELDSREKFRLKNELKEEMKNMNFGPALTSELSNFIIENQIGEERKYIYSIILKDDDRGYLMLKNATNINRNIKNIRYAIRNVVRIVKALKSYSHLDQSKTFSPANIIEGLETTLVILHNQVKYGIEVIRNFQEIPLVTCNPDELNQVWTNLIQNAVQAMKGKGRIEISVFPTDGTVIVQIEDDGPGIPARIQDRIWDPFFTTKDQGEGTGLGLGIVKGIVEKHKGKITLTSNPGKTVFRVELPINPEAVPTEIAHT, from the coding sequence ATGTCGACCCAGAGACTCAACGCCTTAGGGCCAATCGTTTATCTGATTCTTTTGATAGCCGGATTTCAGCTTATCTCCGTGCTAACTTTACAGTCATTCCATTTCTTTTCTTTCGAATCCTACAGAATTCTCATCACACTTCTCCCCGGTGTGATCCTAGGATTTATAGTCTACATTCTTTCGATCCGAATTTTAAGAAGAATTTCCGGAAAATTCTTAGGAAGAATCTTTCCGTTTCTTCAGTCCTCGAATACCGAAATCGTTCGTTATCTTTCCGTTTTGGATCAGTTTAAGAACGATCTGATCGCCACGAACTTAACTGCGCTCGTATGCGAAAAGATTTTGAAATTCATTCAGACGATCATTCCCGCAAAAAAGGTCACGATCTTTTTATGGAAGGAGGAGATGGGAAAGTTCGCTCCGTTTCCGGACGAAGGCGAAATTCAATTCTTTATCTTTGATCCGTTTTTGCTTTGGGTCACCGAAAACGATAAGATCTACGATCTCAAGGAATTCGAAACCAATCCCGGTTTGAGTAAGATCGCGAAATCCGCGGAATCCTTTTTTACGAAGACGGAAGCGGAACTCGTTGTTCCTTTGATTTTAAACCGAAGTCTTTTAGGTATGATCGTTCTCGGAGAAAAGAAGAATCGAAAAAAATATTCCTCCTCCGAAATCGAAAAGCTCAACGAGATCCGCTCCGTTTCCGTGATGTCCCTTTCCAATGCGATCTTTTACGAACGTTTGATCGAGTTGACCGAAACCTTGGAAGAAAAGGTAAAAAGCCGGACACACGAATTGGAGAACGCTCAGTCGCAGCTCATCATGTCAGAGAAGATGGCTTCTCTCGGGATCATGGTTGCCGGAATCGCGCACGAAATCAACACGCCGGCCGGCGTCATCAACGGGGCCGCGGACAATCTCGATCAAAACATGAATTATCTCGTAAGAAATATCTTCGACATCGTTCTTCTTGCGAGAAACAGAAAGCTGCGTAAGAATTTCGAACTCGCCCTTCTTCATTTGCTTCGTGATAAAAAAAATTCGGAATTGGATTCGCGAGAAAAATTCCGTTTAAAAAACGAGCTGAAGGAAGAGATGAAAAACATGAACTTCGGTCCGGCTCTTACTTCGGAACTTTCCAATTTCATCATAGAGAATCAGATCGGAGAGGAACGGAAATACATCTACAGCATCATTCTTAAAGACGACGACCGCGGTTACTTGATGCTCAAAAACGCGACGAATATCAACCGGAATATCAAAAACATACGTTATGCGATTCGAAACGTGGTTCGAATCGTAAAGGCGCTGAAGTCCTATTCTCACTTGGATCAGTCGAAAACGTTTTCTCCCGCGAATATCATCGAAGGTTTGGAAACGACGTTGGTAATTCTTCATAACCAAGTGAAATACGGAATCGAAGTGATTCGAAACTTTCAGGAAATTCCCCTCGTCACTTGCAATCCGGACGAACTCAATCAGGTTTGGACGAATCTAATTCAAAACGCGGTGCAAGCTATGAAAGGTAAAGGGAGAATCGAGATTTCCGTTTTTCCAACGGACGGCACCGTGATCGTTCAAATCGAAGACGACGGTCCCGGAATTCCTGCGAGAATCCAGGATCGAATCTGGGATCCGTTCTTTACGACGAAGGATCAAGGAGAAGGAACCGGCCTCGGTCTTGGAATCGTAAAGGGAATCGTTGAAAAACACAAAGGGAAAATCACTCTGACATCCAATCCGGGTAAAACCGTTTTTCGGGTGGAACTTCCGATTAACCCGGAAGCCGTTCCAACGGAAATCGCACATACGTAG
- a CDS encoding zinc ribbon domain-containing protein: protein METDKRFCRNCGTHILAESVQCVFCGSFQTPGSVPWYRYVSESKFFRTKLLYPIFPVLGLLLPVLHFFFWLGKIPFSVSILFFLWTLIFSISGWIGELILDLKFRGDVKDFKEGFIEWQKHLYDRSPYLSYFGMILFVATPLIQWQNSLWFSMASASIWTLLISFISLIIVPLI from the coding sequence ATGGAGACGGATAAACGATTCTGCAGAAACTGCGGCACTCATATTTTAGCCGAGTCCGTTCAGTGCGTCTTCTGCGGATCGTTTCAAACTCCCGGTTCGGTTCCTTGGTATCGATACGTTTCCGAAAGTAAATTCTTTCGGACAAAGCTGCTTTATCCGATCTTTCCCGTTTTGGGTTTGCTTCTACCGGTACTTCACTTCTTTTTTTGGCTTGGAAAGATTCCTTTTTCCGTTTCTATATTATTCTTTTTATGGACGCTAATCTTTTCGATATCGGGTTGGATCGGGGAATTGATCTTGGACTTGAAATTTCGCGGAGACGTAAAGGACTTCAAGGAAGGATTTATAGAATGGCAAAAACATCTCTATGATCGTTCTCCGTATCTTTCGTATTTCGGTATGATCCTGTTCGTCGCGACGCCTTTGATTCAATGGCAGAATTCCCTTTGGTTCTCTATGGCTTCCGCGAGCATCTGGACTTTATTGATTTCCTTTATTTCCCTAATCATCGTTCCGCTAATTTAG
- a CDS encoding MGMT family protein encodes MVLKAKLKTKTHNVKEETDSSETSFFKEVYALVKKVPRGKVTSYGRIAALLGKPRASRAVGYALNALSKGQEQKVPWQRVINGQGKISFRGDTGRSILQKKILEDEGIRFNSAETVDLKVFGWPDTIPHKSARKKRK; translated from the coding sequence ATGGTTTTAAAAGCGAAACTCAAAACAAAGACGCATAACGTGAAAGAGGAAACGGATTCTTCGGAGACTTCTTTTTTTAAGGAAGTATATGCGCTCGTCAAAAAAGTTCCCCGAGGTAAGGTCACTTCTTACGGAAGAATCGCGGCTCTTTTGGGAAAACCGAGAGCGTCGCGCGCCGTCGGTTATGCTTTGAACGCGTTGTCCAAAGGTCAGGAGCAAAAAGTTCCTTGGCAGAGAGTGATCAACGGCCAGGGAAAAATTTCATTTCGAGGAGATACGGGTCGTTCGATTCTGCAAAAGAAAATTCTCGAAGACGAAGGAATCCGTTTCAACTCCGCTGAAACGGTAGATTTGAAAGTTTTCGGATGGCCGGACACGATCCCGCACAAGAGCGCTCGCAAAAAAAGAAAATAA
- a CDS encoding DUF885 domain-containing protein, protein MSNHSYLKRILIGILILLSLSLTLLFHTIFFKPLTLGLFYEKMFWESVLDDPEYLTSLGVLNGLGINGYQRKLTDISIDKQNRDLEKAKKNLETLLSYGKKGLSGQELLSFEILEWSLRLKVSGERFLFHDYPANQLFGVQSQLPTFLATQHPIQNSQDVENFIARLDAVPQKIDQLLEGILYRDKNGILPPDFILDRLISEVKGFTEVPAKKNLLYAALERKIGKLDSISKETKGRYLNQAEQSIQSGIYPAYSKLLNLFLEQKKHSDSKAGVWKLPDGDSYYSQELKKHTTTDLPPEEIHKIGLSEVARIQNEMKTILKSIGKNQPIPIAMAELRKDPRFLFPDTEEGKLQALEEYKRILKESEDKTKPLFLRMPNSKVEVERIPVFKEKTAPGAYYDEPALDGSRPGVFYANLRDTKEIPKFGMNTLTYHEAIPGHHLQIAIMQELKGLPRFRNTITFTAYVEGWALYAERLAKDYEFFTDPYADLGRLQAELFRAVRLVVDTGLHYKRWSREQAISYMMTNTGMAPKDVTAEIERYIVYPGQACSYKLGMLKILELREKVRAHQKEKFDIQKFHSVVLDSGSLPLTILENLVQTELLNEIK, encoded by the coding sequence ATGTCCAATCACTCCTATTTAAAAAGAATTCTTATCGGAATTCTGATTTTACTTTCGCTCTCCTTGACGTTATTGTTTCATACGATTTTTTTTAAACCGCTCACCCTCGGCTTATTTTATGAAAAGATGTTTTGGGAATCCGTTTTGGACGATCCCGAATATCTGACTTCTCTCGGCGTTTTAAACGGACTCGGTATCAACGGCTATCAAAGAAAACTAACGGACATATCTATCGACAAACAAAACCGCGATTTGGAAAAAGCAAAGAAGAATCTTGAAACTCTTTTGTCCTATGGCAAGAAAGGTTTGTCCGGCCAGGAGTTGTTGTCCTTTGAAATCTTGGAATGGTCTCTTCGATTAAAAGTTTCGGGAGAACGGTTTTTATTCCATGATTATCCGGCCAATCAGTTGTTCGGCGTTCAAAGTCAGCTTCCTACATTCTTGGCGACCCAACATCCGATTCAAAATTCTCAGGACGTGGAGAATTTTATCGCGAGGCTGGACGCGGTTCCGCAAAAGATCGATCAGCTTTTGGAAGGAATTCTTTATCGGGATAAAAACGGAATTCTTCCGCCTGATTTTATTTTGGATCGTTTGATCTCCGAGGTGAAAGGATTCACCGAAGTTCCCGCGAAGAAAAATCTTCTCTACGCGGCTTTGGAAAGAAAGATAGGAAAGCTCGATTCGATTTCCAAAGAAACGAAGGGTCGATATTTGAACCAAGCCGAACAGTCGATCCAATCCGGAATCTATCCGGCATATTCAAAATTACTAAATCTTTTTTTGGAACAGAAAAAACACTCCGATTCCAAAGCGGGAGTTTGGAAACTTCCCGACGGCGACTCCTATTATTCTCAGGAATTGAAAAAACATACCACCACCGATTTGCCGCCGGAAGAAATCCACAAAATCGGATTGTCCGAAGTCGCTCGGATTCAAAACGAGATGAAGACGATCTTAAAAAGTATCGGAAAGAATCAACCGATTCCGATCGCAATGGCCGAACTCAGAAAAGATCCCCGTTTTCTGTTTCCCGATACGGAAGAAGGAAAACTGCAGGCATTGGAAGAATATAAGAGAATTCTAAAGGAATCCGAAGACAAAACGAAACCTCTGTTTTTGAGAATGCCTAATAGCAAAGTCGAAGTGGAAAGAATTCCGGTCTTTAAGGAAAAAACCGCTCCGGGAGCCTATTACGACGAACCGGCGTTAGACGGTTCGAGGCCGGGAGTATTTTATGCGAATCTTCGCGATACGAAGGAAATTCCGAAATTCGGAATGAACACATTGACGTATCACGAAGCGATTCCTGGACATCACCTCCAGATCGCGATTATGCAGGAATTGAAAGGACTTCCCCGTTTTAGAAACACGATCACCTTTACGGCCTATGTGGAAGGTTGGGCTTTGTATGCGGAACGTCTTGCAAAGGATTACGAATTTTTTACCGATCCTTATGCGGACTTAGGAAGGCTACAGGCGGAGTTGTTTCGAGCGGTTCGCCTCGTTGTCGATACGGGACTTCATTACAAACGATGGAGCCGAGAACAAGCGATCTCTTATATGATGACCAATACCGGAATGGCTCCTAAAGACGTGACGGCCGAGATCGAAAGATATATCGTTTATCCCGGGCAGGCTTGCTCGTATAAATTGGGAATGTTGAAGATTCTCGAACTAAGGGAAAAAGTTCGCGCACATCAAAAGGAAAAGTTCGACATTCAAAAATTCCATTCCGTCGTCTTGGACAGCGGCTCCTTGCCTCTTACGATTCTGGAGAATCTCGTACAAACCGAATTGTTAAACGAAATCAAATGA
- a CDS encoding LIC10124 family lipoprotein translates to MKFIFNPKRLFVFYILFLLILIDCSSVQKIENFNSVLQEPVFKALKEEEAMLGGSSDTDYKIRKTGNAVPIFALAPINVPKEMDAKLASFLSDEVRLIWAKVKGKQARITDASWKNSSLLSQELKRLNVDAVIKTDIREVSGKWAVTQKITDPVKEIVYGTVDASFQPPQMQDDLQANQVYYLKHGSGVLALDPKSSLVPIWEKSLSSGEIDSILKKSIQGYLSFSASSADTEVTFQGEKIGIASFRNYPLPEGLQQIQITRPGQKDIVKSLQIRSGQTVSIYQEWKEDRTLGGLRILSFPEALQVALDGFRTGETPFYRSNLSPGAMQLELVRDTENGPLVYYEGQLIVEADKITEIALPYKTDNLVSEPEFWKLSGEKGFQAFSGKALDFQNVSSSLPPGWYGVFSAPFVPENLELEGILPISSELDSGIVAISFHTPKKTISLEYEKERLSVYSFPSTGNNVGTYKFKQETKEDGRPFRIVTDTKEGIIRLYLGYSKVLEDKFEPNGGVWRISVLTRGEKFSKRSPLRNLKIEYKGYK, encoded by the coding sequence ATGAAATTTATTTTTAACCCAAAACGACTCTTCGTATTCTATATTCTATTCTTATTAATCCTTATAGATTGTTCTTCCGTTCAAAAAATCGAAAATTTCAATTCCGTTTTGCAGGAGCCCGTCTTCAAAGCCCTCAAAGAGGAAGAGGCGATGTTGGGAGGAAGCTCCGATACGGACTATAAGATCCGTAAAACGGGGAACGCCGTTCCTATTTTCGCGTTAGCTCCCATTAACGTCCCTAAAGAGATGGATGCGAAACTCGCTTCGTTTTTGAGCGACGAGGTTCGTTTGATCTGGGCCAAAGTAAAAGGCAAGCAAGCGCGCATAACGGATGCGTCCTGGAAGAATTCTTCCCTGCTTTCTCAAGAACTGAAACGTTTGAACGTCGACGCGGTGATCAAAACCGATATCCGCGAAGTTTCCGGAAAGTGGGCCGTAACTCAAAAAATCACCGACCCGGTTAAGGAAATCGTATACGGAACCGTAGACGCTTCCTTTCAACCTCCTCAGATGCAGGATGATCTTCAGGCCAATCAAGTTTATTATCTGAAACACGGTTCGGGAGTTCTCGCGCTGGATCCGAAGTCTTCTTTGGTCCCGATTTGGGAAAAATCTTTGAGTTCCGGCGAGATCGATTCTATCCTTAAGAAATCGATTCAAGGTTATCTTTCTTTCAGCGCCTCTTCCGCGGATACGGAAGTTACGTTTCAAGGTGAGAAGATCGGAATCGCTTCGTTTCGCAATTATCCTTTACCGGAAGGTTTGCAACAGATTCAAATCACCCGTCCCGGACAAAAGGATATCGTCAAATCTTTGCAGATTCGTTCGGGACAAACCGTTTCCATTTATCAAGAATGGAAAGAAGATAGAACTCTCGGCGGCTTGAGAATTTTGAGTTTTCCGGAAGCGCTTCAAGTCGCGTTAGACGGCTTTCGAACCGGAGAAACTCCGTTTTACAGAAGTAACCTCTCTCCAGGCGCGATGCAGCTAGAACTGGTGCGTGATACCGAAAACGGTCCTCTCGTTTATTACGAAGGACAATTGATCGTCGAAGCGGATAAGATCACCGAAATTGCGTTGCCCTATAAAACGGACAATCTTGTTTCCGAACCCGAATTCTGGAAACTTTCCGGGGAAAAAGGATTTCAGGCATTTTCCGGAAAAGCATTAGATTTTCAGAATGTTTCTTCCTCTTTGCCTCCGGGTTGGTACGGAGTTTTCTCGGCTCCGTTCGTTCCGGAAAATCTCGAACTGGAAGGAATTCTTCCGATCAGTTCCGAATTGGATTCCGGAATTGTTGCGATCTCGTTTCACACTCCGAAAAAGACGATCAGTCTGGAATACGAAAAGGAACGATTGAGCGTTTATTCCTTTCCTTCCACCGGAAATAACGTAGGAACCTATAAATTCAAACAAGAAACGAAAGAAGACGGGCGCCCCTTCCGAATCGTAACGGATACGAAAGAAGGAATCATTCGGTTGTATCTGGGTTATTCCAAAGTTCTGGAAGATAAGTTCGAGCCGAACGGCGGCGTCTGGAGAATTTCCGTTCTCACCCGAGGAGAAAAGTTTTCGAAACGTTCTCCACTTAGAAACCTCAAGATCGAATACAAGGGATACAAATGA
- a CDS encoding FecR family protein, with translation MNRSLWIAVTCVFFTLSIACSTNKSSGTDQVKTESDTAAARIVWVLGDVKILSDAGEKKAELGTALASTDRVVTGSNGGAEIMVADSGIIKMSKNSDIEISTLMNPNGSDTNVQVNYGKIVTMVKKGQKSTEFTVSTPTALAGVRGTSFLTSVESPEGSKINCAKENCTVRFAVIEGTIAVSKKGESSEVILSKNRELRIEKNQKLTDKLIRSLQKDSLTEMKELIVLHKNETFEYGKLVEELKSSSEELKILSQSGSVEEAKAELQKREANRNNADEVTKTAKAVNETKYVQQDVQKEKLKLNPKETF, from the coding sequence ATGAATCGTTCTCTATGGATTGCGGTGACTTGCGTATTTTTTACGTTATCCATCGCTTGTAGCACTAATAAATCATCCGGTACGGACCAAGTAAAGACCGAGTCTGATACGGCAGCAGCGAGAATCGTATGGGTTCTCGGTGATGTAAAAATTCTTTCCGATGCCGGTGAGAAAAAAGCCGAACTCGGAACCGCGCTTGCTTCCACCGACCGCGTTGTAACCGGATCCAACGGCGGAGCGGAGATCATGGTTGCGGACAGCGGTATTATTAAGATGTCCAAAAATTCCGACATCGAGATTTCCACTCTCATGAATCCTAATGGATCGGACACAAACGTTCAAGTGAACTACGGAAAAATCGTGACCATGGTCAAAAAAGGTCAGAAAAGCACCGAGTTTACCGTTTCTACTCCGACCGCACTTGCAGGTGTTAGAGGAACTTCTTTCTTAACTTCCGTAGAAAGTCCAGAAGGATCCAAAATCAACTGTGCAAAAGAAAATTGCACCGTTCGTTTTGCCGTGATCGAAGGAACAATCGCGGTTTCTAAAAAGGGAGAATCATCCGAAGTCATTCTCAGCAAGAATCGCGAACTTAGAATCGAGAAGAATCAAAAACTTACGGACAAGTTGATTCGTTCTCTTCAAAAAGATTCTTTAACCGAAATGAAGGAGCTGATCGTTCTTCATAAAAACGAAACCTTCGAATACGGAAAACTTGTGGAAGAACTGAAATCTTCCAGCGAAGAACTGAAAATTTTGAGCCAATCCGGTTCCGTCGAAGAGGCGAAAGCCGAACTTCAAAAGCGTGAAGCGAATCGCAACAACGCCGATGAAGTGACAAAGACCGCTAAGGCAGTCAATGAAACCAAATACGTTCAACAAGACGTACAAAAGGAAAAGCTGAAATTAAACCCGAAAGAAACTTTCTAA